From the genome of Alkalimarinus coralli:
GGAAACTCAGCAATGGCACCCCGCTCGATCATCGTACCTGTTTCCGGTTAAGGCCCTATCCAGGGGATACCGGGGCCGTATGGTGAGTTTGTTGCGGCAAGCGTATGGAAACGGGGAGTTGGAGGGCATAACGCGCAAGGGAGAGGTCGATAAACTGCTGAATGAGTTAATGGGGAAAAACTGGGTTGTTTACACCAAAACATGTCATGGAAATCCTGAACGAGTGCTGGATTACCTGGCCCGTTATACCCATCGAATTGCCATCAGTGAATCACGTCTGCTAGAGCTAAAAGAGGAGTCTGTGCGGTTTCGCTGGAAGGACTACCGGGATGGCCAGCATAAAATAATGCAGCTAGCCGGCATAGAGTTTTTGCGGCGATTTTTGCAGCATGTGTTACCCAAAGCATTTATGCGCATTAGACATTATGGTTTTCTATCGAACCGGTACCGGAAAATTAAACTAGAGGCCATCAGGAAAAAACTGATGAACACAAACAGTCGGGATGCTACGACCCGTTCCGCAATGGATACAGAAGAAAATGATATAAAGGTAAAAAGTGCATCCGTGTGGTATTGCAGTCGCTGTAAGTCGATAGATACCCGAATATTGCCATGGATTGCACTATTAAAGGAGCGCCCGAGAATGATCTAAACCAAAGAAAGCAGTCAAGGTAATATATGATATAAAAATCGTCAGAGGTCGTCTCTGGGGAGAAGTGCGGAACAAAAACAGTGCTTATCACTTAAACAACTAAAAGTCGGTGTATTTAGAGTTAAGAAGACTATATGAAATGATGATTAGCCAGCAAAAATCATAGAGCAGCAAGAAGATTGCTTGTCTCTCACATACCTCACCTCATACAATCCCTATATAAAGAAGCCGTGCTAGGCGGCTTAGTCCAACAGACGTTTATGCGCCATGCTTCGCACAGCGCATAAACGCTAAGATGTTATGTGCAGGGGGGGGGTGAATGAATATTTTTAAATCTATTGTACTATCCCTGTTAGTATTTTTATTTCTTGGTCCTATTGTTGGTACGATAGTAGTTTTAGTAAAGGCTGGAGACTTTCATTTAATTATTTTTGTTTGGGGTTATATAATTGGGATGGTTCCTGCTGTTGTTACTTGCGTAATCAACTTTATTTTGTTTTTAATTCTTCCCGACAAAATTAAAAGTTTTAGTTATGCCGTCGGTTTTTTAAGCGGAATAATATCATCTTCGTTATTGATTGCTGTGCTATTGCTTGATAATAATGAAAGAGGTGATTTTACTGATAAAGTGTTGTTGATTTTAGCACTAATTGCGATTCCAACGACTATATGTGGTGGAATCGTTAATTCTTACTTAAACAGGTGGTTGAATTCTGAATATCAAGCTTGATCTCAACGTTCACATAACAAGTTGCTGCAACGGACATGGTACAGTGGGCACCTTTTTTGAAAAAACACTCAAAAAAGTCGCCAACTGTACCATGCCGCAGAGCTAGGCGTGTGTGCCAGGCATGGCACTTAACTAGTTGGGTGAAAGTCCCGATACCAGGTATTCGCAGAGCCGAAGGTTAGCCAAAGGGCAAGGGCCAACTCGTGAGGGGCGGTCTGAAGGAAGCTCAAGGCAAATTCGCGGGGCGATGAACAAGAACCCAATAAGAGGTGTGACGTATTCGGGGCCAGTGGGCACGTGACCATTAAGCCCTCCATCTGCAATCGGGATACGTTTTATAAATTGGGCGTCTACGCGAGGAAAGTTAAGTGTCTTACCCTGGGAGGTCTCCTGATGTTGCGCTGGGACGCTGCGTGCAGCTGAAAACCGCTGAGGGTCGAGCAATTGACTCCGACCGCACAGGAGAAGTCAGCAGAGGGCATAGTACCGGTGATTACTCGGCTGGATTTTTTTTTCCAGAAGTGAATGTCTAAGGGAAGGCCCGAACGGTGCCCTTTATCGGGTTTAAATGAAGAGAGTAGTTATTGAAACAATGGATCTAGGTATGGCATCCGAACAGGATGAAACCCAGGTTGGGTTATTCAAAGAAGACGCTCCGGTTATCAATGATCAACTGATGGAACGGGTGCTGGAACGTGAAAACCTCCAACGTGCTTTCCGTCAAGTCAAACGCAACAAAGGAAGCGCGGGGATAGACGGGATGACCGTTGACGACCTGACCGCCTTTGTCAATCAACACTGGCCCAAGATTCATCAACAACTTCTGGAAGGTAACTACCGGCCACAACCGGTCAGACAGGTAGAAATACCCAAGCCCAAAGGCGGTGTTCGGAAATTGGGTATACCAACGGTACTAGATCGCTTAATCCAACAGGCATTGCTCCAGGTCTTACAAGCAGAGTGGGACGGAAGCTTCTCCCATTTTAGCTATGGTTTTAGACCGGGCAAGTCGGCCCATCAGGCTATCCGTCAATCGCAACACTTCATCAATGAAGGGTATAAGTGGACGGTGGACATGGATCTGGAGAAGTTCTTCGACAGAGTGAACCATGACAAGCTGATGAGCCTGATTAAACGCCGAACCCAAGATAAGCGTGTTCTTAAGCTGATCAATAGCTTCCTAAAGGCAGGAGCACTAAGCGGAGACGTTTGGGTTCCAGCTTCAGAGGGTACGCCCCAAGGAGGCCCCCTTTCACCACTGTTAGCGAATGTGCTCCTGGATGAATTTGATAAAGAGCTCGAAGCGAGAGGGCACAGGTTCGTGCGCTACGCGGACGATTGTAACATCTATGTGAAGAGTGCTCGTTCAGGCGAGCGCGTGTTGGCCTCGGTCACACGCTACTTATCAAACCGGCTAAAGCTCAAAGTAAACAGTGAAAAGAGTGCAGTTGATCGACCTTGGAATCGCTCATTCCTGGGATTAACGTTTAGCCGACGAAGAAAGCGAAAGGTGAGCGACGAGTCAATACAACGTTTTAAGTATCGAGTCCGTCAAATAACCAAGCGAACCCGTGGGCGTTCCATAGAAGCAATCTACAAAGAACTTTCGGCGTACATGCGGGGCTGGAAGGCTTACTTTGGTATAGCGGAAGTAAAGTCTCCTTTATTAGACCTAGCTAAATGGGTACGGAGGAAGTTAAGATGCTATCTTTGGAAGCAATGGGGACGATCAGGCTACCGGCAGTTAAGAAAACGGGGTATAGATAGATGGCTAGCCTGGAACACGGCGAAGTCAGCGCATGGCCCGTGGCGTTTGAGTGGGAGTCCGGCGTTAAGATACGCACTGCCAACGAAGTACTTTGTGGCAGTGGGTATACCGGAACTTGTTGATCGCAAATAACTCAATCAACCGAACCGCCATGGTACGTGATCCGTATGCCTGGTGGTGTGGGGGGAGAGGCATCGTGAGGTGTCTCCCTATCCCGATTAAATTTCAAAGGAGAGTAATTCCATGGATATCGGCTTTATAGTTATTCATGCAATGTGGTCTGCATGTTCAGCATTACTAGTCGGGTTATGGCAAGAATTTGGAGAAACGCGAATCCCTCCTTTAGAGTGGATTCCCATTGATCAAGAAGAGCCTGAACTCAAAAGGTCAAAAAGGTCTGTTCAGCAGAGACTATGGTTTTTATCTTCATGTGCCATGTTAGGATTCTTTGTCGGTGCTCTAATTAGTTTCTACATAAAAGGTTTCATGATAGAAACGCCGCCAAATGAATATGCAATCATGTTTTATATATTGCTTGGTGGTTTTTTAATGCCAAACATCCTTTTGTTCTTAAACAAACTTAAAATTAGTAAGTATGCAGGCAAAGTGCTTGGAAAAATTTAATCGGGTAGCCGAGGGTCTCTAACCCTCAGCCCCCACAACACCCTGCATGCGGGTCCGCACAGGGCGTTTCACTCAGGATAGTGAAGCTTAATCCAACCATCACGTAACGAGTAAAGCCCCTGAGATTTCAGGTAATCCAGAGATAAAGCCTGATTGATCCCTGGGGTCTTAGCGCTACGCCATGGGCCTTTGCTGGTAATGCCACACGCGACTGCGGCCTGGACATGAACACCTAGCCTCATCAGACTTCGTACCTTGGTTCGTGGCTTTCGCCACTGTCGCCAATAAGCCATTCTCACTCTGCGTCGAATCCAATGATCCAGATCGACACAAAGTTGATAGCAATTGGCGATACCAAAGTAATTAATCCAACCTCGTAAGTACTGGCTGATTTTGAAGAGTTGGTATTTCATCGACACGCCCCAGTTACGGTTCGTTAGTTGCCGTATTTGCTGCTTAAATTTCAGCAGCGTTTTCGGGTGCCATTGAATGCGTCCTCCTTTGAAGGTAAACCCTAAGAATTTGCTTTCACTGGTTTTAACGACATGGCTTTTGGTCGTATTAACGACTAATTTCAAACGGCGTTGCAGGTATCCACTGATACTCCGAAGAACCCGTTCGCCAGCACGCTTACTCTTCACTAAAATCGTAAAGTCGTCAGCATAACGAGCGAACTGGTGGCCTCGTTTCTCTAGTTCTTTGTCTAGCGGGTCGAGCATGATGTTAGCGAGTAACGGCGATAATGGCCCGCCTTGCGGAACACCTTCTTGACTCTCACTATAGAGCTGGTTATCGCCATTCAATTTTAAGGTCAGCCCAGCTCGGAGGTAACACTTAATCAATTTGAGAAGACGCTTGTCCCTTACTTTGTAGCCAAGGTGCGTCATCAATAAATCGTGGTTAACTCGATCAAAGAACTTAGACAGGTCAACATCAACAGCAAAGCGGCGTCCCGTTTTGATGATGCCTTGAACCTGCTTAACCGCTTGTTGCCCATTACGATTTGGACGAAACCCGAAACTATTGTTCGAAAAGTCTGGGTCGAAAATGGGTGTTAGGACTTGGGCAATGGCTTGCTGAATAACACGGTCTGTGACCGTGGGAATCCCTAATTGCCGTTTACCGCCATCTGGTTTATCGATTTCAACACGCCTGACCGGAGAGGGTGAGTATTGACCTGTTTCGAGATCAGTTGTCACCTTAATCCAGTTGCCTGCTTTAACCCAAGCGGGGAACTCATCGATGGTCATACCATCAATGCCAGCGGCCCCTTTATTAGCTCGAACGCGTTTCCATGCTGCCTGAAAGTTCTCAGGGCGTAGTACTTGTTCAAGTAGATTTTCGCTAAAGGCTGGCTTCATACCAGTACGCTGAGTCACGTCTTCACCGGTCGGTGTTCGTGTATTCAAGTCTGACAAGGCTCCTCCTTTATTCAACTAAGTGTTCAGGCCTTCACCATGTCCCATCCATTACGATGGGCGTTGGGCTACTATGCCGTCTGCTGACTTCTGCTTAATCACCCACAAGGTTACCCCTGCTGGCGCTATCGGTTTTCATCTAGTTCGCTCTCTTTGGTTGATGAGTCCAAAGAGCCAAGGCACTTCTATACCAGAGCCTTACTGGTTATTGACCGATCGCTTGTTAAGCAGATCTCCCCAGATAAGAACATGAACTTTCCCTGCGCAACTGCATCATTTACGGTGGCCGTTAGATCACATGGCTTCGTCGTCTTGTGCCAACTCGCCTTCAGCCTACGCCTCATATGATGTTCTTGTTCATCAGCTCGCAGTTTTGCTAGCGGCTTCCTTCAGACCAAACCTCGCGGTTAAGCCCTTGCCATTCGCTAGTAGTTAGCATCTAATAACGATATTAATCGCTAAGGATGGTGACCTTCCTACAGAGGACTTTCACCTCATTAGTTCATGCCCATGCTGGGCGTACACAAGCGGCTGCACCGGACAAATTTCTGCTGTCATCTTTTGTGCAAAAAGACGCACAAAAGCCGCCATCAAAAATTTGCTCGGTGAGCCGGGCGTTAGTGCGTCAAGCGAAGCTTGATGCATCTAGCAGGGTGAAAGTCCCTGCCGGGTAAGGGTTAGCCACTCACCCGTATCGAGTGTTGCGCCGGTCGCGGAGTTCAGGGAGAGAAAGTACTTTCCTGTCAGTGGATGCGTCCACTGACCACTGGACGAACAAAGCAGGTGAAGCGTACACAGAGAATCATATAGGCCATAGGGAATGCGTGTTCCTGAAGTGCTGGTATCGCTCCGATAATTAATAAAGTTCTGGTTGATGAGGCTTGTAACGCCGTCGAAGTCCATGCAAAGCAACCGTTAGTGGTGAGGTTGTGGAGAGCCAGCGGGGTTATCAAGCCGTGGCATGTATGAAGAGATGCATTAGGAACTTGAGAGATCCGAGTATGCTCCTGAAGGAACAGGTAGGGATGTTAAGCTTAAAAGCAAGACTAACGATGGCGACTCGGAAGTCGGATCAGTTCATAGTAGTCCGAGGGCGGGAAAACCGTCTACATGGCGAAGGGACTGACAGTTATATCACAGTGTGCAACAGACACATAGTCCGGACAAAGTAGGGCTGGAATCACTATGACAACCTCATTGCACACTATCGCATTTAAAGCACAAAGCCACCCCAAGCACAGATTTCAGAACTTATATGGATTGCTAAGTGCTGATCTTCTGTATCAAAGTTGGGGGCAACTTAACAAGCAAACAGCAGCCGGTATTGATGGGGCCACAATCCCAGACTACCAAAAGCACTTGCCTGAAAATATTAATCGCCTAGCTGATCAGCTCAAACATAAGCAGTACCGAGCATCAGCTATCAAGCGAGTCTTTATTCCCAAAGCCAATGGTAAACAGAGGCCACTAGGGCTGCCAACAGTTGATGATAAAGTGGTTCAGCAGAGTGTTAGTCAGATACTGCAAAGCATCTGGGAACAAGACTTTCTGCGAAACAGCTACGGTTATCGACCGAACAAGAGCGCACATCAAGCCGTGAATAGCTTAGCCCTTAATCTGCAATTTCAGGGTTATGGTTATATCGTTGAAGCTGATATCAAAGGCTTCTTCGATAATATGGATCATGCATGGTTAATTCAAATGCTGGAACAACGGATTGACGATAAAGCGCTTCTTAGTCTGATTAAACAGTGGCTGAAGGCACGAGTGAAATCACCGGATGGAGTGTTTAGTAAACCGGTGGCGGGCACACCGCAAGGTGGTGTCGTCAGCCCAGTGTTAGCTAACATCTACCTTCACTACGTGATTGACCTTTGGTTTGAAAAGAAAGTGAAGCCTCAGTTGCATGGCAGAGCTATGTTGATCCGCTACGCGGATGACTTTGTTGTGGCCTTTCAACGGAAGTGTGACGCAGAGAGTTTCTATCAGGATCTACCTTCACGACTCAGTAAATTTGGGTTAGAAGTGGCACCAGATAAAACACATTTGAAGCACTTCAGTCGGTTTCACCCTGGAAGAAAGCGCAGTTTTCAATTTCTTGGCTTTGAGTTCTACTGGAGTCAAGATGTGAATGGCAAACCGCGTTTGCGAAGGCGAACAGCACCGAAGAAACAGAAGGGTGCAATGAGTGAGTTTTACCGGTGGATAAAATATAATCGCTCTAAGCCGCTACGTGAGATTATGCCTGTCTTGAGACGAAAACTGATGGGCTTTCGGAACTACTTTGGCTTACCTTCAAACAGTCGGAGCCTTGCCCGTTTATACACTTATGTTTTGCATAGTTTGTATAAATGGCTAAACAGGCGAAGTCAGCGAAGAAGCTATAACTGGAGTAGTTTCAAAGATATGTTAGGATATTTTCAAGTTGAACCAATACGAGTGAGCAAGAGAATGACACTTGTAGATTGGTATTAGGCACGTGAATTACACGAGCGAATATATAACTGAGGAGCCGGATGCGGTAGTTCCGCACGTCCGGATCTGCGTGGGGGCGGCTTGGGTAACCGGCCGTTCTACCACTACGCCTCCCAAGGAAACTATGAGCGAGTCTTGGCATAAAACTGAAACAGATTTAGACGCAGAAAAACATGTTGGTGATTTTTGGTCTCGCCATCGTGACGAATTGCAATCGGGTGAGTTCTGGGCCGACAGAATCAAACAGCTACGAGGAGAGCCTGTAAAGAGACTGGCAGTTGCTTTAGAAAATATGCCCTTACCCGCTTCTTTTAGAGAGGCAGCGATTGCTACAAGAGCTTTAATACGGGACAAAAGAAAGCAAAAAGCCTCCTATGATGAAGAGCTCGCTCTTTTGTATTGGCTGGCCGCCATTAACTCTTTTTCAATCCCCTATTCAGAAGTGCTCAAAGAGCCTGGTTATAATGTGATCGAGTCAATTCCTGGAAAGAAACTGAAAGGACTTCCTTTTTCCTACAAATCACTTGGCTATGAAAAACTAGCATTATTGAATAAAACAGACATCAAGTGGCTTACCGAAAGCTGGGGAGAGCCAGATGAGCATACAACACTTCATAAAATGCATAATGATGTTTGGGTTGAATATGAATTGAAACTGAAAGGTAAGAGAAAGCAAAGAGAAAAGGAGTTTCTAAATAGTATTGGCATGGGTGCTAATGCTAAACACGCTCTTCCAGAGCCATCTAACACCCGCAAAAATAGTAAAAGCACCAAATGGGTAGCGGTTGCTGTGATTTTTTTGGCGCTGTTACTCGCTGTGGTGTTGGGAGGCTAACAAGTGCAG
Proteins encoded in this window:
- a CDS encoding IS91 family transposase; protein product: MLPIKMSDVLAQFGASYSKQYPLRPEQQQVVTCIKQCRTGVLGGVQLHCNHCGFERSHYYSCRNRHCPQCQQQASQAWRDQRQQDLLPVPYFHLVFTLPHSLNGWVRLHPREIYGLLFNAVWQTLKQFASDPKRLDGQLGMTAVLHTWGQQLDQHVHLHCLIPAGAWNQETQQWHPARSSYLFPVKALSRGYRGRMVSLLRQAYGNGELEGITRKGEVDKLLNELMGKNWVVYTKTCHGNPERVLDYLARYTHRIAISESRLLELKEESVRFRWKDYRDGQHKIMQLAGIEFLRRFLQHVLPKAFMRIRHYGFLSNRYRKIKLEAIRKKLMNTNSRDATTRSAMDTEENDIKVKSASVWYCSRCKSIDTRILPWIALLKERPRMI
- the ltrA gene encoding group II intron reverse transcriptase/maturase — protein: MKRVVIETMDLGMASEQDETQVGLFKEDAPVINDQLMERVLERENLQRAFRQVKRNKGSAGIDGMTVDDLTAFVNQHWPKIHQQLLEGNYRPQPVRQVEIPKPKGGVRKLGIPTVLDRLIQQALLQVLQAEWDGSFSHFSYGFRPGKSAHQAIRQSQHFINEGYKWTVDMDLEKFFDRVNHDKLMSLIKRRTQDKRVLKLINSFLKAGALSGDVWVPASEGTPQGGPLSPLLANVLLDEFDKELEARGHRFVRYADDCNIYVKSARSGERVLASVTRYLSNRLKLKVNSEKSAVDRPWNRSFLGLTFSRRRKRKVSDESIQRFKYRVRQITKRTRGRSIEAIYKELSAYMRGWKAYFGIAEVKSPLLDLAKWVRRKLRCYLWKQWGRSGYRQLRKRGIDRWLAWNTAKSAHGPWRLSGSPALRYALPTKYFVAVGIPELVDRK
- the ltrA gene encoding group II intron reverse transcriptase/maturase — protein: MSDLNTRTPTGEDVTQRTGMKPAFSENLLEQVLRPENFQAAWKRVRANKGAAGIDGMTIDEFPAWVKAGNWIKVTTDLETGQYSPSPVRRVEIDKPDGGKRQLGIPTVTDRVIQQAIAQVLTPIFDPDFSNNSFGFRPNRNGQQAVKQVQGIIKTGRRFAVDVDLSKFFDRVNHDLLMTHLGYKVRDKRLLKLIKCYLRAGLTLKLNGDNQLYSESQEGVPQGGPLSPLLANIMLDPLDKELEKRGHQFARYADDFTILVKSKRAGERVLRSISGYLQRRLKLVVNTTKSHVVKTSESKFLGFTFKGGRIQWHPKTLLKFKQQIRQLTNRNWGVSMKYQLFKISQYLRGWINYFGIANCYQLCVDLDHWIRRRVRMAYWRQWRKPRTKVRSLMRLGVHVQAAVACGITSKGPWRSAKTPGINQALSLDYLKSQGLYSLRDGWIKLHYPE
- the ltrA gene encoding group II intron reverse transcriptase/maturase, with the protein product MTTSLHTIAFKAQSHPKHRFQNLYGLLSADLLYQSWGQLNKQTAAGIDGATIPDYQKHLPENINRLADQLKHKQYRASAIKRVFIPKANGKQRPLGLPTVDDKVVQQSVSQILQSIWEQDFLRNSYGYRPNKSAHQAVNSLALNLQFQGYGYIVEADIKGFFDNMDHAWLIQMLEQRIDDKALLSLIKQWLKARVKSPDGVFSKPVAGTPQGGVVSPVLANIYLHYVIDLWFEKKVKPQLHGRAMLIRYADDFVVAFQRKCDAESFYQDLPSRLSKFGLEVAPDKTHLKHFSRFHPGRKRSFQFLGFEFYWSQDVNGKPRLRRRTAPKKQKGAMSEFYRWIKYNRSKPLREIMPVLRRKLMGFRNYFGLPSNSRSLARLYTYVLHSLYKWLNRRSQRRSYNWSSFKDMLGYFQVEPIRVSKRMTLVDWY